A single Polynucleobacter acidiphobus DNA region contains:
- the mrdA gene encoding penicillin-binding protein 2, whose translation MSSIKKPDLYSFQERARIAIVFVGICFGLLVVRLFWLQIISHQQYSTLAESNRIAIVPVPANRGLLIDRNGIVIGRNYSALTLEVDASQIKGNVDDLINQLSEIIQISPRDRRNFKRAVEDSRNMGTFPLRSMLTDAEMARFLANRYRFPGVDVSARNFREYPYNELASHLIGYIGRVSQKDKERMQNELEATKGSQDPYALQGAFLPGIQYVGKIGIEQTYERVLRGVPGYDEVEITAGGKPVRTLSSKPSIPGKNVILSIDIKLQALVEQLYGNYRGAFVAIEPETGDILAFVSKPNFNPNDFVEGIDPVTWKELNESKERPLYNRPLKGIYPPASTYKPFMALAALELNKRKPEDAIADPGFFTFGNHTFRDIKVGGHGMVNMEKSLVESCDTYYYLLARDMGVNMMHDFMKPLGFGQLTGIDLEGEAKGVLPSTEWKKTAFKKPEQQKWFEGETISLGIGQGYNAFTILQLAHGLANMLNYGVVMKPHIAKAIEDPFTRQKELTTPKESYRVALKPENVEIIKKAMAETNKTGTSASSFRSAAYTSGGKTGTAQVFSLNSKTYNHASTPEFLRDHALFVAYAPNDKPKIAIAMIVENAGFGSTQAAPIARKALDYYIDGKWPKEIPEWKRAP comes from the coding sequence ATGTCGTCCATTAAAAAACCCGATCTTTATTCGTTTCAGGAGCGAGCTCGGATCGCGATCGTCTTTGTGGGGATTTGTTTTGGCTTACTCGTTGTCCGCTTATTTTGGTTGCAAATTATTAGCCACCAGCAATATTCAACGCTTGCTGAAAGCAATCGGATTGCAATCGTCCCGGTACCCGCCAATCGAGGCCTGCTCATTGATCGAAATGGTATTGTGATAGGACGCAATTATTCGGCGCTAACACTAGAAGTGGATGCCTCTCAAATTAAAGGCAATGTGGATGATCTGATTAATCAGCTATCTGAGATTATTCAAATTAGCCCTAGGGATCGTCGTAACTTTAAGCGCGCCGTCGAAGATTCTCGAAATATGGGTACCTTTCCGTTGCGATCGATGCTGACCGATGCTGAGATGGCTCGCTTTCTAGCAAATCGCTATCGCTTTCCAGGTGTTGATGTCAGTGCGCGCAATTTTCGTGAATACCCCTATAACGAATTAGCTTCCCATCTGATTGGCTACATCGGGCGAGTCTCGCAAAAAGATAAAGAGCGGATGCAAAACGAACTTGAGGCCACGAAAGGTAGTCAAGATCCTTATGCCCTTCAAGGTGCGTTCTTGCCAGGTATACAGTATGTCGGGAAGATTGGCATTGAACAAACGTATGAGAGGGTCTTACGCGGCGTTCCGGGCTACGACGAGGTCGAAATCACCGCTGGCGGAAAGCCCGTTCGCACGCTATCCAGTAAGCCGTCTATTCCTGGCAAAAATGTCATTCTCTCGATTGACATTAAATTGCAAGCCTTGGTTGAGCAATTGTATGGTAACTATCGGGGGGCATTTGTCGCCATCGAACCCGAAACTGGGGACATTCTTGCCTTCGTTTCAAAGCCGAATTTCAATCCTAATGATTTCGTGGAGGGCATCGATCCTGTGACCTGGAAGGAACTGAACGAGTCGAAGGAAAGGCCTCTCTACAACCGGCCTCTGAAGGGAATTTACCCCCCCGCATCAACTTATAAGCCCTTTATGGCATTAGCGGCTCTCGAGCTTAATAAGCGCAAGCCTGAAGATGCAATTGCCGACCCTGGATTTTTTACCTTCGGCAATCATACTTTTCGGGATATTAAAGTGGGCGGTCATGGGATGGTCAATATGGAGAAGTCTCTTGTGGAGTCTTGTGATACCTACTACTACCTTTTGGCGAGAGACATGGGCGTCAATATGATGCACGATTTTATGAAGCCCTTAGGCTTTGGTCAGCTTACAGGAATTGATTTAGAGGGCGAAGCAAAAGGGGTGTTGCCATCGACGGAATGGAAAAAAACCGCCTTTAAAAAACCTGAGCAACAAAAGTGGTTTGAAGGCGAAACGATCTCACTCGGAATTGGGCAGGGATATAACGCATTTACGATTTTGCAATTGGCACACGGCCTCGCCAATATGCTCAACTACGGTGTCGTGATGAAGCCTCATATTGCAAAGGCGATTGAAGATCCATTTACACGCCAAAAGGAACTCACTACTCCTAAAGAAAGCTATCGCGTGGCTCTCAAACCTGAAAATGTGGAGATCATTAAAAAGGCAATGGCAGAAACTAACAAAACGGGCACATCAGCATCATCCTTCCGAAGTGCGGCTTATACCTCCGGCGGTAAAACAGGCACCGCCCAAGTCTTTAGCTTGAATTCTAAAACGTATAACCACGCTTCTACCCCCGAGTTCTTACGAGACCATGCCTTGTTCGTAGCGTATGCGCCTAACGACAAACCCAAAATTGCCATTGCAATGATTGTTGAAAATGCGGGCTTTGGCTCTACGCAAGCTGCGCCGATTGCGCGCAAAGCACTTGATTACTACATTGATGGTAAATGGCCTAAGGAGATTCCGGAATGGAAAAGAGCACCTTAG
- a CDS encoding rod shape-determining protein, which translates to MFGLFRSYFSNDLAIDLGTANTLIYMRDKGIVLDEPSVVAIRQEGGPNAKKTILAVGREAKSMLGRVPGNIEAIRPMKDGVIADFTITEQMLKQFIKMVHESKLLKPSPRIIICVPCGSTQVERRAIRESALGAGASQVFLIEEPMAAAIGAGLPVSEAAGSMVVDIGGGTTEVGVMSLGGVVYKGSVRVGGDKFDEAITNYIRRNYGMLIGEQTAEAVKKAIGSAFPGAEVKELEIKGRNISEGIPRSFTVTSNEILEALTDPLNQIVTAVKAALEQTPPELAADIAERGIMLTGGGALLRDLDRLLMEETGLPIHVAEDPLTCVARGCGIALERMDKLGGVFSQE; encoded by the coding sequence ATGTTTGGTCTCTTTCGTAGCTATTTTTCCAATGACCTAGCCATTGATCTAGGTACCGCAAATACCTTAATTTACATGCGTGATAAGGGCATTGTGCTCGATGAGCCCTCGGTGGTTGCAATTCGCCAAGAAGGTGGCCCAAATGCCAAAAAAACCATTTTGGCGGTGGGTCGCGAAGCAAAGAGCATGTTGGGGAGGGTGCCTGGAAACATCGAAGCAATTCGCCCTATGAAAGATGGTGTGATTGCAGATTTCACCATCACCGAGCAAATGCTCAAGCAATTTATCAAAATGGTTCATGAGAGCAAGCTACTCAAACCCAGCCCTCGAATCATTATCTGTGTGCCTTGCGGATCAACACAAGTCGAGCGTCGAGCGATTCGCGAGTCAGCCTTAGGTGCGGGCGCTTCTCAAGTATTTCTGATTGAAGAGCCAATGGCGGCTGCCATTGGTGCGGGGCTGCCAGTTTCAGAAGCTGCTGGATCCATGGTGGTTGATATTGGTGGCGGAACGACTGAAGTAGGTGTCATGTCTCTTGGTGGTGTTGTTTACAAAGGTTCGGTTCGGGTTGGGGGAGACAAGTTCGATGAGGCAATTACGAATTACATCCGACGGAACTACGGCATGCTCATTGGTGAACAAACAGCTGAAGCAGTTAAAAAAGCAATCGGTTCAGCCTTCCCGGGTGCCGAAGTCAAAGAACTAGAAATCAAGGGTCGCAATATCTCCGAGGGCATTCCCCGAAGCTTTACTGTGACCAGCAATGAAATCCTAGAAGCATTAACTGATCCACTTAATCAAATTGTGACTGCGGTAAAAGCAGCCCTTGAGCAAACGCCTCCTGAGCTTGCTGCCGATATTGCTGAACGCGGCATTATGCTAACCGGCGGTGGTGCCTTACTGCGAGACCTTGATCGCCTTTTGATGGAAGAAACTGGTTTGCCAATTCATGTCGCAGAAGATCCCCTGACCTGTGTTGCACGTGGTTGCGGCATTGCATTAGAGCGCATGGATAAATTAGGTGGAGTGTTCTCACAAGAATAG
- the gatC gene encoding Asp-tRNA(Asn)/Glu-tRNA(Gln) amidotransferase subunit GatC, which produces MDIYEVHRIAKLSRLQLSASEAEAVLPQLEAVFALVEQMQAVNTEQIEPLPHPILFIEDLAQPLRPDACTEVNAREVNMANAPAQAEGYFLVPRVIE; this is translated from the coding sequence ATGGATATATATGAAGTTCACCGCATAGCTAAGCTCTCTCGCTTGCAATTAAGCGCCTCAGAGGCCGAGGCAGTATTGCCACAATTGGAGGCCGTTTTCGCTCTCGTCGAACAAATGCAAGCAGTCAATACCGAGCAGATTGAGCCTTTGCCCCACCCCATTTTATTTATAGAAGATTTGGCTCAGCCTTTACGGCCTGACGCATGCACCGAGGTAAATGCGCGCGAAGTGAATATGGCGAACGCACCCGCGCAAGCCGAGGGCTACTTTTTAGTCCCGAGAGTGATCGAATGA
- the mreC gene encoding rod shape-determining protein MreC: MQYSAPPLFKQGIPALAKLIACLVISLALMIIDFQIKSLDFIRNQVNIVLRPFEQLMLLPSSIISGGDEYLTSRSTLEKENEALKLRQAELSLLANQSALLTVENQNLRNLLDLQKKVAFKTVPVEILFNPPNAISQRVVINRGENQGLRLGSPIANDMGILGQVVRLYDNSAEVSLLEDRDFAVPVLVARNGLRAAVVGSGRGQLLQLRYLPVASDLEVGDILLTSGVDGVYPPGFAVAVITKIERNLDQNSANVFCSPIAEVNRHLQALALIYDPQLDAKPASNSNAPSSTGRRQTRPKGQP, encoded by the coding sequence GTGCAATATAGCGCCCCACCACTTTTCAAGCAAGGCATTCCTGCGCTTGCCAAATTAATTGCGTGCCTTGTAATTAGCTTGGCACTCATGATTATTGATTTTCAGATCAAGTCACTCGACTTTATTCGTAATCAAGTCAATATTGTTCTGCGACCATTTGAGCAACTGATGCTCCTGCCTAGCTCCATAATTTCAGGCGGCGATGAATATCTAACCAGTCGAAGCACGCTTGAAAAGGAAAATGAGGCACTCAAGTTGCGACAAGCGGAACTCTCACTGCTAGCCAATCAATCTGCGCTTTTAACAGTTGAGAATCAAAATCTTCGCAACTTACTAGATTTACAAAAGAAGGTGGCATTTAAAACCGTTCCTGTTGAAATTTTATTTAACCCACCAAACGCCATCTCACAACGCGTCGTGATCAATCGTGGCGAAAACCAAGGTCTTCGATTGGGCTCACCAATTGCCAATGACATGGGCATTCTCGGTCAAGTGGTTCGCCTGTATGACAATTCAGCCGAAGTGTCTTTATTGGAAGATCGTGATTTTGCAGTCCCAGTCCTTGTGGCTCGTAACGGTCTTCGTGCCGCGGTAGTCGGAAGCGGACGCGGTCAATTATTGCAACTACGTTACTTACCGGTGGCCAGTGACCTTGAGGTTGGCGACATTCTTTTAACGTCAGGGGTTGATGGTGTGTATCCCCCGGGGTTTGCGGTGGCAGTGATTACCAAAATTGAGCGCAATCTCGATCAAAACTCAGCAAATGTCTTTTGCAGTCCGATTGCCGAAGTCAATCGGCATCTCCAGGCACTTGCCTTAATCTACGATCCGCAGTTAGACGCCAAACCGGCCTCAAATAGTAATGCGCCATCGTCGACCGGTCGACGTCAAACGCGACCAAAGGGACAGCCATGA
- the mreD gene encoding rod shape-determining protein MreD yields MIDYQSGYILRPVKPLFIYFSLFIALLLNFLPWGNHAWVPDWLIICIVFWNIHQHRFVGVITAFIFGLVMDIHSGALLGVHTFSYSLVAYIAIAWHHRITALPVTTQILNVFPIFALVSVFPVIVLWALNEQLYWWGLTSLIQAAIEALLWPLASYLLLLPQRRPIDVDPHRPL; encoded by the coding sequence ATGATTGATTACCAAAGCGGCTACATTCTCCGCCCAGTCAAGCCACTCTTTATTTACTTTAGCCTATTCATTGCGCTTTTGCTGAATTTTTTACCGTGGGGCAATCATGCGTGGGTTCCAGACTGGCTCATTATTTGCATTGTGTTTTGGAACATTCATCAGCATCGCTTTGTTGGCGTGATTACCGCATTTATATTTGGCCTGGTCATGGATATTCATAGCGGGGCCTTGCTCGGGGTTCATACCTTTAGCTACTCTCTGGTGGCATACATTGCAATTGCCTGGCATCACCGCATTACCGCCTTACCTGTGACCACTCAAATCCTAAACGTATTTCCTATCTTCGCCTTAGTTTCTGTTTTTCCAGTCATCGTACTTTGGGCTCTGAATGAGCAGCTCTATTGGTGGGGTCTAACGAGCCTCATTCAAGCAGCCATTGAGGCCCTGCTTTGGCCCCTTGCCAGCTATCTCTTGCTCTTACCACAACGACGACCGATTGATGTCGACCCCCATCGACCCCTGTAA